The Bacillus sp. Y1 genome has a window encoding:
- a CDS encoding bile acid:sodium symporter family protein, translated as MKALEKAGIFAGNTFAYWVLLFAGLALLFPTGFTWIGPHIPLLLGIIMFGMGMTLSVNDFKEVFRHPKSVFIGVLAQYLIMPLLAFALAYGLGLSPEVAVGVILVGACPGGTSSNVMTYLARGNTALSVSITSVSTLLAPILTPAITLLLASKWLPVSLSAMFISVVKIVLVPIILGLIVKTLFRTQVEKSVKALPLVSVIGIVAIVAAVVSGSKEKILESGLLILAVVILHNALGYLLGFLAAKVLKMDYSDQKAISIEVGMQNSGLAAALAAAHFSPLAAVPGAIFSVWHNVSGSLLANYWGKKAEKASNDQNATGDSVEIQK; from the coding sequence ATGAAAGCATTAGAAAAAGCAGGAATATTTGCAGGAAATACCTTTGCTTATTGGGTACTACTATTTGCAGGGTTGGCATTATTATTTCCTACAGGTTTTACTTGGATTGGTCCTCATATCCCATTATTATTGGGAATTATCATGTTTGGAATGGGTATGACGTTATCGGTAAATGACTTTAAAGAGGTTTTCAGACATCCGAAATCAGTATTTATCGGTGTATTGGCACAGTATTTAATTATGCCTTTACTAGCATTTGCACTGGCATATGGACTCGGTTTATCTCCTGAAGTTGCTGTAGGTGTTATTCTTGTGGGAGCTTGTCCTGGGGGAACATCTTCTAACGTTATGACTTATTTAGCAAGAGGAAACACGGCTTTATCTGTATCGATTACATCTGTTTCAACTTTATTAGCACCGATTTTAACTCCGGCCATCACACTTTTATTGGCAAGCAAATGGTTACCGGTGTCACTTAGCGCTATGTTCATATCTGTTGTTAAAATCGTTCTTGTACCGATTATTTTAGGACTGATTGTGAAAACTTTGTTCCGCACTCAGGTTGAAAAAAGTGTAAAAGCTCTTCCGTTAGTTTCTGTTATCGGAATCGTAGCCATTGTCGCAGCGGTTGTTAGCGGAAGCAAAGAGAAGATTCTTGAAAGTGGTTTATTGATTTTAGCAGTAGTTATCTTACACAATGCACTAGGGTATCTATTAGGTTTCCTAGCAGCTAAAGTGTTAAAAATGGATTACAGTGATCAAAAAGCGATTTCCATTGAAGTCGGAATGCAAAACTCTGGACTTGCTGCGGCATTGGCTGCTGCACACTTCTCTCCACTTGCAGCAGTACCAGGAGCCATCTTCAGCGTATGGCACAATGTATCAGGCTCACTCCTTGCAAATTATTGGGGGAAGAAAGCTGAAAAAGCGAGTAATGATCAAAATGCCACTGGAGACTCAGTAGAAATACAAAAATAG
- a CDS encoding MFS transporter, which produces MSEITTNQKLGIGDLFQNRVIRTILLSVLFLQVGIWVRNYSILLYVIEMTNENPIAVSLISVAEFAPIFLFSFIGGTFADRWRPKRTMVWCDVLSAVSVFAVLLTLFFGSWKMIFFATLVSSILSQFSQPAGMKLFKLHVPTELVQMGMSMYQTVFALFMILGPILGTYVYQQFGILAAVGVMGVAFLCSAAILLMLPADPTSEEERPNTSLMHEMKEGFGYVFKSKPLTLLGGCFAAAGLAIGLTQPLGVFIITERLGLPKEDLQWLMTAFGAGMIIGGGITVALSRKVQPQMLLAMGMAASAIGFLGLGLSTELWLTLAAQFFAGLFMPCIHIGINTMILQNTEEAFIGRVNGILNPLFMGAMVITMSASGWLKTHLSIVYMYEMSALLLLVGILTLLPIMKKETVSHVVKEQ; this is translated from the coding sequence ATGTCGGAAATAACCACAAATCAAAAGTTAGGTATAGGGGATTTATTTCAAAACCGAGTGATTCGAACGATTCTACTCTCGGTCTTGTTCCTTCAAGTGGGAATATGGGTTAGAAATTACTCGATCCTCTTATATGTCATTGAAATGACAAATGAAAATCCAATAGCAGTATCCTTGATCTCAGTGGCTGAATTTGCACCGATTTTTCTTTTTTCATTTATTGGTGGTACATTCGCAGATCGTTGGCGTCCAAAGAGAACGATGGTTTGGTGTGATGTGTTAAGTGCTGTATCTGTGTTTGCGGTCTTACTGACTCTATTTTTCGGAAGCTGGAAAATGATTTTCTTTGCTACACTTGTATCATCAATCCTGTCACAATTTTCACAGCCTGCGGGTATGAAGTTGTTTAAGTTGCATGTTCCTACTGAGTTGGTTCAGATGGGGATGTCGATGTATCAAACGGTGTTTGCACTATTTATGATTCTTGGTCCAATCCTTGGAACATATGTGTATCAGCAATTTGGTATTCTTGCGGCAGTTGGGGTTATGGGAGTGGCCTTTTTATGCTCGGCAGCTATTCTTTTGATGCTTCCAGCAGATCCAACATCAGAAGAGGAAAGGCCGAACACATCATTAATGCATGAGATGAAAGAAGGATTTGGTTATGTATTTAAAAGTAAGCCACTAACCTTGTTGGGCGGATGTTTTGCAGCTGCAGGCCTTGCAATAGGATTAACTCAGCCACTGGGAGTCTTTATTATTACTGAAAGATTAGGATTACCAAAGGAAGATCTGCAGTGGCTCATGACTGCATTTGGAGCTGGTATGATTATTGGAGGGGGCATCACTGTAGCACTTTCTAGGAAGGTACAACCACAAATGCTATTAGCAATGGGGATGGCAGCAAGTGCCATCGGTTTTCTTGGCTTAGGATTATCAACAGAGTTATGGCTTACCTTGGCTGCTCAATTTTTTGCGGGGTTATTTATGCCATGTATCCATATTGGAATAAATACGATGATCCTACAAAATACAGAAGAAGCATTTATCGGTCGAGTCAACGGTATATTAAATCCTCTATTTATGGGGGCCATGGTCATCACTATGTCCGCCTCTGGGTGGCTGAAAACTCATCTTTCCATTGTCTATATGTATGAAATGTCGGCACTTCTACTTTTGGTGGGGATTCTAACTCTATTGCCTATAATGAAAAAAGAAACGGTCAGTCATGTTGTAAAAGAACAATAA
- a CDS encoding VOC family protein — translation MILGIHPYLVLNGNGQEAVKFYEEAIDAKVVSLQTFGDMPDNPEYPTPPEAKDRVLNAHLKIGNSDLMLSDTFPGQPYPIGSQVTIAIIINSVEKTKAVFEKLQDGGEVLMPLQETFWSPAYGQVTDKFNMTWQVSTEIKND, via the coding sequence ATGATTTTAGGAATTCATCCGTATTTAGTGTTGAATGGAAATGGGCAAGAAGCGGTAAAGTTTTATGAAGAGGCAATAGATGCAAAGGTTGTTTCTCTTCAGACGTTTGGGGATATGCCAGACAATCCGGAATACCCTACTCCTCCTGAAGCAAAAGACCGAGTGTTAAATGCGCATTTAAAGATAGGAAATTCTGATCTCATGCTTTCCGATACATTCCCAGGACAGCCTTATCCGATTGGATCTCAAGTAACAATCGCAATAATAATTAATAGTGTTGAAAAAACAAAAGCAGTTTTTGAGAAATTACAAGATGGCGGAGAGGTATTAATGCCACTACAAGAAACATTCTGGAGTCCAGCTTATGGGCAAGTTACAGATAAATTCAATATGACTTGGCAGGTTTCAACAGAGATTAAAAATGATTAA
- a CDS encoding aldose epimerase family protein yields the protein MKISESVVGKHDGQTIVAHTIENAAGMQVTSINYGCTITKIVVPDRRGTLENVVLGFDTIEEYQANSAYFGSVIGRHAGRIAGGHFELDGKTYELAQNNNGNHLHGGLKGFDRTVWDVEVVQEKDSVSLCYLYESKDGEEGYPGNVGVSVTYTLTNANEIFLSYEGISDARTILNMTNHTYFNLSGELKRTIEDHKLKMKSDHFLELNEGLIPTGEMIRVDHTVFDFREGRRIQEGVVSEHPQNVLVGNGYDHPFMLTSNQSEPIELYDEESGRLLVIETNQPAVVLYTGTQLGNDYDIRGRKSQKYLGLCLETQGVPDAIHHSHFPSTLVDKGQVYRSETKWSFRIK from the coding sequence ATGAAAATATCAGAGTCAGTAGTTGGCAAGCATGATGGTCAAACAATCGTAGCACATACGATCGAAAATGCTGCGGGCATGCAGGTAACTTCTATCAACTATGGGTGTACCATTACGAAAATTGTGGTACCCGACCGAAGAGGAACTCTTGAAAACGTTGTGTTAGGCTTTGATACGATCGAAGAGTATCAAGCGAATTCAGCATATTTTGGTTCTGTCATTGGAAGACATGCCGGGAGGATTGCTGGAGGACATTTTGAACTCGACGGAAAAACATATGAACTAGCCCAAAATAATAATGGAAATCATCTGCATGGTGGATTAAAAGGGTTTGATCGAACGGTCTGGGATGTCGAGGTAGTGCAGGAAAAGGATTCAGTCAGTCTTTGCTATCTTTACGAAAGCAAGGATGGAGAAGAAGGATATCCTGGAAATGTGGGTGTATCTGTAACCTATACATTAACAAATGCTAATGAAATTTTTCTAAGCTATGAAGGAATTAGTGATGCACGAACCATCCTTAATATGACAAACCATACGTATTTTAATTTAAGTGGTGAATTAAAACGTACCATTGAGGATCACAAATTGAAGATGAAGAGTGATCATTTTCTTGAATTAAATGAAGGTTTGATTCCAACAGGTGAAATGATACGTGTAGATCATACGGTTTTTGATTTTCGTGAGGGTAGGAGGATTCAAGAAGGAGTCGTTTCAGAGCATCCTCAAAACGTACTAGTTGGCAATGGCTATGATCATCCCTTCATGTTAACAAGTAACCAATCAGAACCAATCGAATTATACGATGAGGAAAGTGGTCGTTTACTAGTGATTGAAACGAATCAACCGGCCGTTGTACTCTATACTGGGACGCAGCTAGGTAACGATTATGACATACGTGGTAGAAAGTCACAGAAATACTTGGGTTTGTGTTTGGAGACACAAGGGGTTCCTGATGCCATTCATCATTCACACTTTCCGAGTACGTTAGTAGATAAGGGCCAGGTGTACCGTTCGGAAACAAAATGGTCGTTTAGAATAAAATAA